A genomic window from Nocardioides sp. BP30 includes:
- a CDS encoding DEDD exonuclease domain-containing protein, with amino-acid sequence MSSTAAATARSRWESQRSFDELGRQLRDVTFCVVDLETTGGSAEAGSMITEIGAVKVRAGEILGEFQTLVNPHSAIPPFIAVLTGISDTMVADAPGIESALPAFLEFAAGCVLVAHNAPFDVGFLKHFAARQQRPWPAFEVVDTAKLARRVITRDDAPNCKLSSLAQVFRSGTTPNHRALSDARATVDVLHGLMERLGGLGVHTLEELQTFSARVSTAQRKKRHLAESLPHAPGVYLFRDDRERVLYVGTSRDLRTRVRSYFTASETRSRIGEMVGLAATVTGIECATTLEAQIRELRLIAEHKPRYNRRSRFPERMHFVKLTREPWPRLSLVKRVLDDEADYLGPFSSKKVAEKALQALHDTFPVRQCSDRLARRASKSPCVLAEMGRCLSPCDGSADEEAYAAVVRQLRDTLLRRPDEVITSISERMQALAAAERFEEAGVHRDRLAAFLRAAARTQRLSALARCGQIVAGRRRDDGRWEVHVVRRGRLAAAGTLPPGGDAHDYVRQLCASAETVLPAPGPVPAASAEESELVLKWLESPGVRLIDVDGEWTCPVAGATRHLAVHDAVEESRRTLVPFDERRELSTVHQGVPLAR; translated from the coding sequence ATGAGCAGCACCGCAGCAGCGACAGCGCGATCGCGTTGGGAGTCCCAGCGCAGCTTCGACGAGCTGGGGCGCCAGCTGCGCGACGTGACGTTCTGCGTGGTCGACCTGGAGACCACCGGCGGCTCGGCCGAGGCCGGGTCGATGATCACCGAGATCGGCGCGGTCAAGGTCCGTGCCGGCGAGATCCTGGGCGAGTTCCAGACACTGGTCAACCCGCACAGCGCGATCCCGCCGTTCATCGCGGTGCTCACCGGCATCAGCGACACCATGGTGGCCGATGCGCCAGGGATCGAGTCGGCGCTGCCGGCGTTCCTGGAGTTCGCCGCGGGGTGCGTGCTGGTGGCTCACAACGCACCCTTCGACGTCGGCTTCCTCAAGCACTTCGCCGCCCGCCAGCAGCGGCCCTGGCCGGCCTTCGAGGTGGTCGACACCGCGAAGCTGGCGCGCCGGGTGATCACCCGCGACGACGCGCCCAACTGCAAGCTGTCCTCGCTCGCGCAGGTCTTCCGCTCCGGCACCACGCCGAACCACCGCGCGCTCTCCGACGCGCGCGCGACCGTCGACGTGCTGCACGGCCTGATGGAGCGGCTCGGCGGCCTCGGGGTGCACACCCTGGAGGAGCTCCAGACGTTCTCCGCACGGGTCTCCACCGCGCAGCGCAAGAAGCGCCACCTCGCCGAGTCGCTGCCGCACGCACCAGGGGTCTACCTGTTCCGCGACGACCGCGAGCGGGTCCTCTACGTCGGCACCAGCCGCGATCTGCGCACTCGGGTGCGCTCCTACTTCACCGCCTCCGAGACCCGCTCCCGGATCGGCGAGATGGTCGGCCTGGCCGCCACCGTCACCGGGATCGAGTGCGCCACCACCTTGGAGGCACAGATCCGCGAGCTGCGACTCATCGCCGAGCACAAGCCGCGCTACAACCGACGCTCGCGCTTCCCGGAGAGGATGCACTTCGTCAAGCTCACCCGGGAGCCGTGGCCGCGGCTGTCCCTGGTCAAGCGCGTGCTCGACGACGAGGCCGACTACCTGGGGCCCTTCTCGTCGAAGAAGGTCGCCGAGAAGGCGCTCCAGGCGCTGCACGACACCTTCCCGGTCCGCCAGTGCTCGGACCGGCTGGCGCGCAGGGCGTCGAAGTCCCCCTGCGTGCTCGCCGAGATGGGGCGTTGCCTCTCCCCCTGCGACGGCAGCGCCGACGAGGAGGCCTACGCCGCGGTGGTCAGGCAGCTGCGCGACACCCTGCTGCGCCGACCCGACGAGGTGATCACCTCGATCAGTGAGCGGATGCAGGCACTGGCGGCAGCGGAGCGGTTCGAGGAGGCCGGGGTGCACCGCGACCGGCTGGCGGCGTTCCTGCGGGCCGCGGCGCGCACCCAACGGCTCTCGGCGCTGGCCCGGTGCGGCCAGATCGTCGCCGGCCGCCGCCGCGACGACGGACGCTGGGAGGTGCACGTGGTCCGACGCGGCCGGCTCGCCGCCGCGGGAACACTGCCACCGGGCGGCGATGCCCACGATTACGTCCGCCAGCTGTGCGCCTCGGCCGAGACCGTGCTGCCCGCCCCCGGACCGGTCCCCGCGGCGAGCGCCGAGGAGAGCGAGCTGGTGCTCAAGTGGCTGGAGTCGCCCGGGGTCCGGCTGATCGACGTCGACGGGGAGTGGACCTGCCCTGTCGCCGGCGCCACCCGACACCTCGCGGTGCACGATGCGGTCGAGGAGTCCCGCCGTACGCTCGTGCCCTTCGACGAGCGTCGTGAGCTGTCGACGGTCCATCAGGGCGTGCCGCTGGCGCGGTAA